The nucleotide window CACGAGACCGCGGAAACGGTCAGCACGACGCGAAAGAGCGTCAGGAGCGGTTCTTCGTTGTCGCGGTATTCGCCCGTATCAGGCGCTGCGATCGCTTCGTCGGTGCGGGTTTGCATGGCTGCATGATGCGTGCGAGGGTGCGTGTGCGTCTGTACGCGAAGGCACGCGTCTCGCGGAAGTCGCCAGAAACCGCACAGAACATGCGCGCAACCTGCGCAAGGGCAAACGTCAGCGCGATTGCGGTGCGTCGCTCAGGCGCTCGTTGCGGCGGTCTTCGCGCGCGGCCTGTGTACCGGGTTGCGTCGCGCTGCACACGCCGAAGCGCTCGATCAGCGCGGCCACGCCTTCCACCGGTACGGGGCGCGAGAACAGGAAGCCCTGCGCCTCGATTGGCCCGAGCGCGGAAAGCCATGCGATCTGCTCTTCGGTTTCGGTGCCCTCGACGACCACCGTGAGCCCGAGCGAGCGCGCGAGATTGACGATCGCGGAGACCATCACGCACACGCTGCGGTCCGCGGGAATGGCCTGCACGAACGATCGGTCGACCTTGAGCGTGTCGACGGCGAAGCGGTTCAGATACGAGAGCGACGAATAGCCGGTGCCGAAGTCGTCGAGCGCGACGCGCACGCCAAGCCGCTTCAACGCGAAGATCTTCTCGGAGACAAGCTCCGGGTATTCCATCATCGCGGTTTCGGTGATCTCGAGTTCGAGCCGGTGCGCGGCGATGCCCGTTTCTTCGATGGCGCGGGACACGGTCTCGTAGAGGTCCCCTCGCCAGAACTGCACCGCCGAGATGTTGATGGCGAGCGTGAGCGACTCATAGCCTTGCTGTTGCCACTGCGCGAGCTGGGCGCAGGCGGTGTGGATCACGAAATCGCCCACGGGCACGATCAGGCCCGTGGATTCGGCCACCGGAATGAATTCGCCTGCGGGAATGAGCCCGTATTGCGGATGGTTCCAGCGCACGAGCGCCTCGAAGCCCGTGATGCAGCGCCGGCGCAAATCGATCTTCGGCTGGTAGGCGAGAAAGAGCTGGTCCTCGGCGAGCGCAACGCGCAACTGCTGCTCCCACTTCATCAAGTGGTCGGCGCGGTGCGCGAGTTGCGGCGAGTAGAAGCGAAAGCAGTTGCGCCCGGCTTCTTTCGCGGCGTACATCGCGAGGTCGGCCTTCTTGAGCAGGTCGATTTCGCTCTCATGCGCGACCGCGAAGAGCGCGATGCCGGTGCTCGCATGCAGCACGAAGGCGCTGCCGCGCACATCGAACGGATGCGTGAAGGCGGCGTTGGTGGCTTCGGCGAGCGCGATGGCGCGCTTTTCGATGTCGTCGCCCTTCACGATCACCACGAACTCGTCGCCGCCAATGCGCGCGAGCGTGCCCGCGCCGCCCACGGCGTCGGCGAGGCGTGCGGCGCTCATCTGCAGCACGATGTCGCCGGCGTTGTGGCCGAGCGTGTCGTTGACGGTCTTGAAGTTGTCGAGGTCGATGAAGAGAATGGCGAGCCGCCCGAGGTTGCCCGGCTGCGAGACTTCGTGGCGCAGACGCTGCAGCGTGGCGTAGCGGTTGGGCAGGCCTGTGAGCAGGTCGTACTGCACGAGTTGCGACATCTCGCGCTCGCGCCCGAGCAGCTTGCCGATCAGCCCTGTGGCCACGGCGAAGAAGGAGAGCATGGCGAGCGAGATGAACGTCGCCATCATCAGGTAGACGTCGCGCGTGTGGTTGTAGTCGGCGAACTCCTCGGCTTGCGAGAGGCCGACGAGCACGGCGAGCGGATAGCCGTCGATATGGCGATACGAGACGACGCGCGTGACGTGATCGATCGGGTCGACGTAGGTGCCCGACACATGCTCGGAAATGGGATACACGCCGCTCGCGGAAAACGTGCCGTTCGCGCGCTCGGCGCTGCCCGTGCGTCGTGCGAGCACGGCGCCGCTGTCCGAGATCACGGCGATCACGCCGTCACGGCCGATCGCGGCGTTGTTGTAGAAGTCGCTCGTGAAGTAGCTCGGGTCTTCCGACACCACCACCACGCCCGCGAACGAGCCGTCCGGGTGATTGAGGCGGCGCGTCATCTGCAGGGTCCAGTGGCCGGACACGCGACCGAGCACCGGCTTGCTGATATAGAGCTGATCGTCGTTCTCGTGCTCGTGCACCTTGAAGTGCTCGCGGTCCGAGAGATCGATGGGCTTGGGATTCGGGTCCGCCGTGTTCGCGATGAGCGTGCCGTGCTCGTCGATGATCGATACCTGCACGAGCGAGTCGCTCTGCACCACACCCTTCTCGACCGTGCTCGCGAGATCGAAGTGCCCCGGCGACTTCTCGAACTCGTACTTCACGAAGCGCGTGATCTGGTCGACCTGGTGAATCGCTTTGACGGTGTGCTGTTCGAGCGCCGCCGAGAGGATGGCCGCAGACGCCGTGGCCTCGCGCATGGTTGCTTCCTTCTCGACCGAGAGGCGCGTAAAGATCACGGCCCACAGCAGCAAGAGCACCAGCACGCCGAGCAGCGGAATGGCGAGCAGCGCGCGCGGGCGCGTATACGCCGGGCCGGGCGCGTTGCGCAGGCTCGAATCGCGCGAAAACGGACCTCGTGTGGAACTCATCGCAGCCGCCGCAGGCGCGTGAACTCGCACCGCGGATGCGGCGGCCAGAACGGCAACGATGCGCTCAGTTGAGTCGGCGGCATGAATAACGGATGGCTGCGGAATACGCGCATTGCGCGCGAACAATGAACGCCGGATGCGTCATGCGTCCGATGTTTCGATATTACTGGTTGGGGAATGATTAAGGAAGCTGTGGTCCCCCGGGTATACGCGAGGGTTACCTCGACACGCGCGCAATGCCCATGTGCGGTGCATAGATGCGAAGCGGTGCACGTCGGGGCATGCACCTTGCATGAGAAGAGGGCTGCAGCCGGTTACCCGAGTCGGCAGGTCCCGTCGACGACCGTCACCGAATGGCCGCAAATCCAGATCTTTTTCGCCGCATCGTCATATTCGACGTGCACGCGCCCGTCGCGCCCGAGCGCCGTGCCCTGGCGCACCGTATAGCGGGCGCCCGGACGCCGGTTCTGCTGTTCGAGCAGCATGGCGATGGCGGCGTTCGCGCTGCCGGTCACGGGGTCTTCGCCCTTGCCGAGGCCCGTCATCAGGCAACGCACTTCGAAGGTCGCGGGGCCATCGGCTTCATGCGGGCCGTAGGCGGCCACGCCGTGTGCGCCCACGCTCGCGGCAACGGCTTCGATCGCTTCGTAGTCGACGTCGAGCGCGAGCACCGCTTGCGCCGATGCCAGGCGCACGACGAGCCACGGCGCGCCGTTGTCGACGCCGCAGGGTGTCGCCGTGAAGTCGATGGCTTCTGAGCGCAGGGCGGCGCGCAATGCATCGAATTGCGCGGCGGCGAGCGGCGTGATCCGCGCGGGCGGTGCGGCGAAGGCCCACGCGCCGTTCTCGCCAGCGGCCAGGTCGATGAGGCCGGCGCCGCATTCCTGCACGAGACGGCCGGGCGTTTTCGGCGTGCGGCCGCTCTCGAGGAACGCGTGCGCTGTGCCGAGCGTCGGGTGGCCCGCGAAGGGCAGCTCGCCCTTGGTCGTGAAGATGCGCACGCGGTAGTCGGCGCGCGCGTCTGTGGGGGCGAGCAGGAAGCTGGTTTCCGAGAGATTCGTCCAGCGCGCGATGGCCTGCATCTCATCGCCGCTTAACTCATCGGCGTCGAACACCACGGCGAGTGGATTGCCCTTGAAGGGTACCGACGTGAAGACGTCGACCTGTTTGAAGCGGACGCTGTGCTGGGTCATGACGGAACGATCGTGAAGGGGGAGGGCGGCGCGAGAAGATGCGCCTGGTTGCGCGAACGCGCAACAGAAAACTGCATGCAAGTGCGCGGACCTTGATGCAGGTCCGCGCACGTTACCAAAGCTTCTTTACTCGACTTCGGCGATCAGCTCGATCTCGACGCACGCGCCAAGCGGAATCTGCGCGACGCCGAACGCCGAGCGCGCGTGCTTGCCCTTCTCGCCGAATACGTCGGCGATGAGCTCCGAAGCACCGTTCGTGACGACGTGCTGCTCGGTGAACGTGAGCGTCGAGTTCACGAGGCTCATGAGCTTGACCACGCGCTTGACCTTATTGAGGTCGCCCGTATGGGCGTGCAGCGTGGCGAGCAGGTCGATCGCGATCGAGCGCGCGGCGGCCTTGCCTTCTTCGGTCGTGAGCGACTCACCGAGCTTGCCGGCCCACACCTTGCCGTCTTTCTTCGCGATGTGACCCGACAGGTACACCGTGTTGCCGCTCTGGGCGCTCATCACGTAGGCCGCGGCGGGCGCGCCTGCCTGGGGCAGGGTGATGCCGAGCTGTTCGAGACGGTCGTAGATGTTGATGTCAGCCATGATCAGGATTCCTCGTTCGGATGTTGAGTCGGAAAAAGCCTTGTGTTTTTCAGGCGTGCGCGCGGATCAGGGCCGCGAGCTTCGCGACGCCTTCTTCGATCTTCGCGGGCGGCACCGTGACGAACGACAGGCGCAGCTTGTTGTGTTGGGGCTCGTCCGCGAAGAACGGCGCGCCGGGCACGAAGGCCACGTTCTGCGCGACGGCTTCGGCCAGCAGCTTCATGCTGTCGACGTTCGAGGGCAGCGTCACCCAGATGAACATGCCGCCTTCGGGGCGGTTCCAGCTCACGCCTTCGGGCATGTTGCGCTTGAGCGAGTCGAGCATCGCTTCGCACTGGTCGCGATAGAGCGCGCGCACCTTCGGGATGTGCGTGTCGAGGAAGCCGTCCTTCACCACCTCGTAGACGATGCGCTGCGTGAAGCTCGGCGTGTGCAGGTCGGTGGCCTGCTTGGCCTGCACGAGTTTGAAGTGCAGGTCTTCGGGCGCGATGATATAGCCCACGCGCAGGCCCGGCGCCAGGATCTTCGAGAACGAGCCCAGATGCACGACATGCTCGGGCGCGAGCGAGTGCACGGTAGGCAGCGGCTCGCCCGCGTAAAGAAGCGCGCCGTAGGGGTCGTCTTCGATCACGGGGAAGGGCGAGTGCTGCGCGAATTCCGCGAGCGCCTGACGGCGCTCGAGCGGCAGGCGGCGGCCCGTGGGGTTCTGGAAGTTCGGGATCGCGTAGAGCAGGCGCGCGCCAGCGGTCAGTTCCGGCGTGAGGCCTTCAGGCATGAGGCCCTTCTCGTCGGTCGGGACCTGGACGTACTTCGGCTCGTAGAGCGAGAACGATTGCAGCGCGCCGAGGTAGGTCGGCGTTTCCACGAGCACGGGGCTATCGGGCGAGACCAGCACCTTGCCGATCAGGTCGAGCGCCTGTTGCGAGCCGGTGGTGATGAGCACCTGCGAGGCACGCACTTTCACGCCGCCCACCGAGTGGCGCGCAGCGATCCATTCGCGCAGCGGCATATAGCCTTCGGTCGCGCTGTACTGGAGGGCGCCCGAGGGATCGTCGCGCAGGATGCGGTCGGCGGCGGCGCGCATTTCCTCGGCCGGGAAGCTGGCCGGCGCGGGCAGGCCGCCCGCGAACGAAATGACTTCGGGACGCTCGGTGACCTTCAGGATTTCGCGAATCGCCGAGCTGGTCAGCTTGATTGCACGCTCGGACAGTTGCCACGCGGGCGCGGCCTTGAGATCGCTCTGGTCCATGGGGTCTCCTGGTTGGGGTGGGGCGAGTGACTGATTCAGTGGCGGCATGTGGCGGGATCGCGCGCCGCCGGATGCCGCCGAAAACCTTCGATTATGACGCGAAACCGGCTCATGCGCGCGCTGGCGCCGGGGCCGTGCGGATCGCCGCACGCCGGCCCAGCACCACGGTGGCGATCACGGCGGCTGCATAGAGCCATGCCGAGGGCGCGACCTGCTCGCCGAAAAAGAGCGCCGAAAACGCCATCGTGAAGAAAATCTGCAGCAGCTGCACCTGGCCTACGCGCGCCGTGCCGCCCATGGCGAGCCCCGCGTACCACGCGAAAAAGCCGATGAACTGCGAAAACAGCGTGACGTAGCCGAAGGCGAGCCAGGTCTTCAGCGCGACGGGGCCAGGATGCGCCACATGGTGCGCCCACGCGAGCCAGCCCACCGGCAGTGCGAGGAACGGCGCCGAGAGCACGAGCGCCCAGCAGATCACCTGCCAGCCGCCGAGCTGGCGTGCGAGGCGCGCGCCTTCGGCGTAGCCGAGCGCGCCGATGCCCACCGCGATAAGCATCCACGCATCGCCCGCGTGCAGCGAACCGCCACCCGCCTGGAGCGCGAACGCGACCACGAGCGCGCTGCCGAGGAGCGCGCTGGCCCAGAACGCCTTCGAGGGCCGCTCATGCGAGAGCCACGCGGCGTAGATCGCCACGGCGAGCGGCTGCAGCCCGTTGACGATGGCGCCGTGCGAGGCCGGCACGGTCTTCATCGCAAAGGCGGAAAACACCGGAAACGCGACGATCACGCCAAGCGACACCACGGCGAGGCTCTTGACCTGCGGCCAGGTGGGCCGCTTTTCGCGGCGGATGGCGAGCAGCAGCGCGGCCGGCACGGCGGCGGCGAGCGCGCGGCCAAGGCCGTTCAGGAGCGGATTGAATTCGGCGACGACGATGCGCGTCATCGGCAGTGTGAGGCTGAAGATCATGACGCCGACGAGGCCGAGCAGCATGCCTTGGGTTTCGCGTGCTTTCATGCGGGACTTTGCGCTCGACGGATCAGCGTGCCGGCGCGCCGAGCGTGCGCGGACCGGACGGGGTTTCGAATTGCGCGACGAGCGCGGGCGAGAGGGCTTCCTCCACGGCGATCAGGTGCGACGCGCCGAGCCACTGAAGCTGCTCGCGCGCCGCTTGCGCCTGTGGGTGAAAGCCGGTGAGCGATGTGAGCGCGATGCCGGTGTCGGCCAGCAACTGCGACGGATGATGCGCCGTGTCCCACTGGATCAGCGAGGGCAGAATGCCGTCGCCCGCGCCTTGCCAGGCCGGGAACGCGCCGTCCTGCGGCACGGTGAGCTGCCAGGAAAAGTCGCCGCGCGTCATCGCCACGAGTTCGGGCATGCGCTGCGGGTACTGTTCGCGCCAGCGCGCGAGGTCTTTCGGCGGATCGACGCGGGCGACCCAGTGCGACAGGTACGGCCCCTGTTCCATGCGCGCCTGCACAGCGGGATCGTCGAGCGCGAAGAGACGCGCGCGGGCGTTCGCGCCGCTGCTTGTTCCACGTTTCGCGGCGGGATCGATCGCGATGACTTCCAGATACGCGCCGCCCCACAGCCCCAGCAGACGATTGTGCGTGCGCATGAGCGGGTGCGCGCCGCCGCCTGCGGGCGCGACGCCGAGCGCGTCGCTCACGTACTGCACGCCTTCTTCCAGCGTGCGCGCGGCTACGACGAGGTGATCCAGGCGAAGCGGCGTGGCGTTCATATAAGGACAGGAGTGATCTCGGGGACGGAAGGAAGAGGGCAGAAGCGCGCGCCGCAACAGTGTGCCGACGCCTCTACCGAATCCTTACCGGTACGCATGCGATCAAATGTACCGGTATGGCTGCGGACAGTAACGGTACAATCGGCCCGATAGTGCTCTGTACAGTTCGAGTTCCGGGAGTCCTCATGTCGTCCGTACCGCTAGACCAGATTCCCGCTCCGCACGATGCGGCCACGCTCACGCTCGTCGACCAGCTCGTGCAGTGGGGTCGCCGCCGCATCGAGGAGCGCGTGTTCCGCCCCGGTATGCGCATGCCGTCCATCCGCAAGCTCGCGCTCGACAAGGGCGTGTCGCGCTTCACCGTGGTCGAGGCGTACGAGCGTCTCGTCGCACAGGGCTACCTCGACTCGCGGCGCGGTTCCGGTTTCTACGTGCGCGAGCGGCTCGCGATCGTGGCGGGCGGCGAACGCGCGCCGGTGATGGCCGGCGCCCCGACGCGCCCGGAAGGCGCAACGACGGCCGCCGCCCCCGCGCCGCCCACCATCGACGTGGTCTGGCTGCTGCGCAACATGCTTCACACGTCCACACGGCCAGAAAAAGGGCCGGGTCTGGGCTATCTGCCTGCGCGCTGGCTGGACGGCGAACTGCTGACTGGCGCGATGCGCTCGCTTGGCCGCCAGAGCGGCACGCAACTGCTCGGCTTCGGCTCGCCGCAAGGCTTTCTGCCGCTGCGCCAGCAACTCCAGACACGCATGGCGGAACTCGAGATCGGCGCGACGCCCGACCAGATCGTGCTCGTCTCGGGCATCACCCAGGCGATCGATCTGCTCGCGCGCATCTACGTGCAGCCCGGCGATACGGTGGTGGTAGGCGACCCCGCATGGTTCCAGATGTTCGGGCGCTTCGCCTCGCAGGGCGCGCGCCTTGTAGGCATGCCGTACACGCCCGAAGGGCCGGACCTCGACGCGCTCGAAGCGCTGGTCCAGACGTGGCGGCCCAGGATGCTCGTCATCAATTCGGTGCTGCAAAATCCCACCGGCACTTCGCTCACGGCCGCGCAGGCGTTCCGCATTCTGCGGCTTGCCGAACAGTACGACTTCATCGTCGTCGAGGACGATATCTACGGCGACCTCTGCCCGGCGGGCTATCCGGCCACGCGCCTCGCGAGCCTCGACCAGTTGCGCCGCGTGATCTACCTCGGCAGCTTTTCGAAGACGCTCGCACCGAACTTGCGCGTGGGCTATATCGCGAGTGCGCTCGACGTGGCCCAGGCGGTGGCGGATCAGAAGATGCTCGTCGGCATGACGAGCCCCGAGCTCAATGAGCGCGTGCTCTACCGCGTGCTCACGGAGGGCCACTACCGGCGTCACGTTGAGCGCCTGCGCGGACGCCTGGACGGCGTGCGCGACAAGGCGGCACGGATGCTCGAGCGCGCGGGCTTGCGCCTCTTCGCGGCGCCCGGCGCAGGCATGTTCCTGTGGGCGGATACCGGCGTCGACGCGGACGCGCTCACCGCGGCGGGCCACGAAGCGGGCTTTCTGCTCACGCCGGGGAGCCTCTTCTCGCCGCACCAGTCGCCGACCACGTGGATGCGCTTCAACATCGCCAACTGCGGCGATCCGGCACTGCCCGCGTTCCTCGCCGACTATCTCGAAGGCGTGGCCCGGCGCGGCGGGAGCGCGCAAGCGTGAATTCGCGGACGGCGACTCTTGAAACCGGCGCCGTCTGTCCCCACCTGTGCGG belongs to Paraburkholderia flagellata and includes:
- a CDS encoding aminotransferase-like domain-containing protein, whose amino-acid sequence is MSSVPLDQIPAPHDAATLTLVDQLVQWGRRRIEERVFRPGMRMPSIRKLALDKGVSRFTVVEAYERLVAQGYLDSRRGSGFYVRERLAIVAGGERAPVMAGAPTRPEGATTAAAPAPPTIDVVWLLRNMLHTSTRPEKGPGLGYLPARWLDGELLTGAMRSLGRQSGTQLLGFGSPQGFLPLRQQLQTRMAELEIGATPDQIVLVSGITQAIDLLARIYVQPGDTVVVGDPAWFQMFGRFASQGARLVGMPYTPEGPDLDALEALVQTWRPRMLVINSVLQNPTGTSLTAAQAFRILRLAEQYDFIVVEDDIYGDLCPAGYPATRLASLDQLRRVIYLGSFSKTLAPNLRVGYIASALDVAQAVADQKMLVGMTSPELNERVLYRVLTEGHYRRHVERLRGRLDGVRDKAARMLERAGLRLFAAPGAGMFLWADTGVDADALTAAGHEAGFLLTPGSLFSPHQSPTTWMRFNIANCGDPALPAFLADYLEGVARRGGSAQA
- a CDS encoding aminotransferase-like domain-containing protein, with the protein product MDQSDLKAAPAWQLSERAIKLTSSAIREILKVTERPEVISFAGGLPAPASFPAEEMRAAADRILRDDPSGALQYSATEGYMPLREWIAARHSVGGVKVRASQVLITTGSQQALDLIGKVLVSPDSPVLVETPTYLGALQSFSLYEPKYVQVPTDEKGLMPEGLTPELTAGARLLYAIPNFQNPTGRRLPLERRQALAEFAQHSPFPVIEDDPYGALLYAGEPLPTVHSLAPEHVVHLGSFSKILAPGLRVGYIIAPEDLHFKLVQAKQATDLHTPSFTQRIVYEVVKDGFLDTHIPKVRALYRDQCEAMLDSLKRNMPEGVSWNRPEGGMFIWVTLPSNVDSMKLLAEAVAQNVAFVPGAPFFADEPQHNKLRLSFVTVPPAKIEEGVAKLAALIRAHA
- a CDS encoding PhzF family phenazine biosynthesis protein; protein product: MTQHSVRFKQVDVFTSVPFKGNPLAVVFDADELSGDEMQAIARWTNLSETSFLLAPTDARADYRVRIFTTKGELPFAGHPTLGTAHAFLESGRTPKTPGRLVQECGAGLIDLAAGENGAWAFAAPPARITPLAAAQFDALRAALRSEAIDFTATPCGVDNGAPWLVVRLASAQAVLALDVDYEAIEAVAASVGAHGVAAYGPHEADGPATFEVRCLMTGLGKGEDPVTGSANAAIAMLLEQQNRRPGARYTVRQGTALGRDGRVHVEYDDAAKKIWICGHSVTVVDGTCRLG
- a CDS encoding VOC family protein — its product is MNATPLRLDHLVVAARTLEEGVQYVSDALGVAPAGGGAHPLMRTHNRLLGLWGGAYLEVIAIDPAAKRGTSSGANARARLFALDDPAVQARMEQGPYLSHWVARVDPPKDLARWREQYPQRMPELVAMTRGDFSWQLTVPQDGAFPAWQGAGDGILPSLIQWDTAHHPSQLLADTGIALTSLTGFHPQAQAAREQLQWLGASHLIAVEEALSPALVAQFETPSGPRTLGAPAR
- a CDS encoding RidA family protein — its product is MADINIYDRLEQLGITLPQAGAPAAAYVMSAQSGNTVYLSGHIAKKDGKVWAGKLGESLTTEEGKAAARSIAIDLLATLHAHTGDLNKVKRVVKLMSLVNSTLTFTEQHVVTNGASELIADVFGEKGKHARSAFGVAQIPLGACVEIELIAEVE
- a CDS encoding bifunctional diguanylate cyclase/phosphodiesterase — encoded protein: MSSTRGPFSRDSSLRNAPGPAYTRPRALLAIPLLGVLVLLLLWAVIFTRLSVEKEATMREATASAAILSAALEQHTVKAIHQVDQITRFVKYEFEKSPGHFDLASTVEKGVVQSDSLVQVSIIDEHGTLIANTADPNPKPIDLSDREHFKVHEHENDDQLYISKPVLGRVSGHWTLQMTRRLNHPDGSFAGVVVVSEDPSYFTSDFYNNAAIGRDGVIAVISDSGAVLARRTGSAERANGTFSASGVYPISEHVSGTYVDPIDHVTRVVSYRHIDGYPLAVLVGLSQAEEFADYNHTRDVYLMMATFISLAMLSFFAVATGLIGKLLGREREMSQLVQYDLLTGLPNRYATLQRLRHEVSQPGNLGRLAILFIDLDNFKTVNDTLGHNAGDIVLQMSAARLADAVGGAGTLARIGGDEFVVIVKGDDIEKRAIALAEATNAAFTHPFDVRGSAFVLHASTGIALFAVAHESEIDLLKKADLAMYAAKEAGRNCFRFYSPQLAHRADHLMKWEQQLRVALAEDQLFLAYQPKIDLRRRCITGFEALVRWNHPQYGLIPAGEFIPVAESTGLIVPVGDFVIHTACAQLAQWQQQGYESLTLAINISAVQFWRGDLYETVSRAIEETGIAAHRLELEITETAMMEYPELVSEKIFALKRLGVRVALDDFGTGYSSLSYLNRFAVDTLKVDRSFVQAIPADRSVCVMVSAIVNLARSLGLTVVVEGTETEEQIAWLSALGPIEAQGFLFSRPVPVEGVAALIERFGVCSATQPGTQAAREDRRNERLSDAPQSR
- a CDS encoding DMT family transporter, whose amino-acid sequence is MKARETQGMLLGLVGVMIFSLTLPMTRIVVAEFNPLLNGLGRALAAAVPAALLLAIRREKRPTWPQVKSLAVVSLGVIVAFPVFSAFAMKTVPASHGAIVNGLQPLAVAIYAAWLSHERPSKAFWASALLGSALVVAFALQAGGGSLHAGDAWMLIAVGIGALGYAEGARLARQLGGWQVICWALVLSAPFLALPVGWLAWAHHVAHPGPVALKTWLAFGYVTLFSQFIGFFAWYAGLAMGGTARVGQVQLLQIFFTMAFSALFFGEQVAPSAWLYAAAVIATVVLGRRAAIRTAPAPARA